The Seleniivibrio woodruffii genome window below encodes:
- a CDS encoding NAD+ synthase: protein MKLDLDLTVDILTNFIKEETEKIGLKHVVLGLSGGIDSALSAALAAKALGGNRVFAYCMPYKLSSEESLKDAIKVAETFRLNFDVLEITPMVDPYFEMQEDISKLRMGNVMARQRMICLFDMSAKVAGLVLGTSNKTELLLGYGTWYGDLASAINPIGDLYKTQVWELSEYLGIPQSVVDKPPTAGLWVGQTDEQELGFTYREADDLLYAMVDERRRIPELISMGFEEEFVKKVAERIRRNQFKRNMTVIAKVSQRTIGRDFRYCRDWGY from the coding sequence ATGAAGCTTGACCTTGACCTCACGGTTGATATACTCACGAACTTTATAAAGGAAGAGACCGAAAAGATAGGGCTGAAACACGTCGTGCTCGGTCTTTCCGGCGGAATAGATTCGGCGCTCAGTGCGGCTCTGGCCGCAAAGGCGCTGGGCGGCAACAGGGTTTTTGCCTACTGCATGCCCTATAAACTCAGCAGCGAGGAGAGCCTTAAGGATGCCATCAAGGTGGCTGAGACCTTCAGGCTGAATTTTGATGTACTTGAGATAACCCCTATGGTGGATCCGTACTTCGAGATGCAGGAGGATATCAGCAAACTCCGCATGGGCAACGTTATGGCACGCCAGAGGATGATATGTCTGTTCGATATGTCTGCGAAGGTAGCGGGACTGGTTCTGGGAACAAGCAACAAAACGGAGCTTCTGCTGGGCTACGGAACATGGTACGGCGACCTTGCAAGTGCCATAAACCCCATAGGCGATCTTTACAAGACGCAGGTGTGGGAGCTTTCGGAATATCTGGGCATCCCCCAGTCGGTGGTGGACAAACCGCCCACCGCAGGCCTCTGGGTCGGCCAGACCGACGAACAGGAACTCGGCTTCACCTACAGAGAGGCGGACGACCTGCTCTATGCCATGGTGGACGAGCGCAGGCGGATCCCTGAGCTTATTTCCATGGGATTTGAAGAGGAATTTGTTAAAAAGGTTGCGGAGCGTATCCGCAGAAACCAGTTTAAGAGGAATATGACCGTCATTGCAAAGGTGAGCCAGCGGACGATAGGCCGCGACTTCCGCTATTGCAGGGACTGGGGATATTGA